A genomic window from Acinetobacter chinensis includes:
- the chrA gene encoding chromate efflux transporter, with the protein MNPTLSYFKIFKIFLKTGCIAFGGPASHLVLFHFIFVQKEKYLSAEEYSQLVALCQVIPGPTSSQVGMAIGYHFKGYLGAFYAWLGFSLPSVVLMICIALLGQQYSALIGSQGFHIIQLIVLAVIGWAFWQMLRSLCSRLWQYILVGLSVLFLSFAPVSTGQISLIMISGLIGILLYKPYKNSNSDTYAENPADKTVHRPVFNKRNIRSSALWLLMFTAPFLLAPWLHNSESRGLYHLYEAASLVFGGGHVVLPFLYQDFVQSSLIQAQQFDLGYAFAQLMPGPLFSFSAYLGASVPLGPTPLAGALLAVTAIFLPSFFLLFATLPHWQWLMAQHRIQATLMGINAAVCGLLLAMIAEMSRQQIHQISDLFFVLLVMIALRSKAPVWLILPGSFFIYLWLINFL; encoded by the coding sequence ATGAATCCGACACTTTCTTATTTTAAAATTTTTAAAATCTTTTTAAAAACAGGCTGTATTGCTTTTGGTGGACCCGCATCACACCTTGTCCTGTTCCATTTTATTTTTGTTCAGAAAGAAAAATACTTAAGTGCAGAAGAATACTCTCAGCTGGTCGCACTGTGTCAGGTTATTCCCGGTCCAACCAGCAGTCAGGTCGGTATGGCAATTGGATATCACTTCAAAGGCTATCTCGGGGCATTTTATGCATGGCTCGGTTTCAGCTTGCCTTCTGTTGTTCTGATGATCTGCATTGCCCTGTTAGGACAGCAATACTCTGCGCTGATCGGCTCTCAGGGATTTCATATTATTCAGCTGATTGTACTGGCAGTCATCGGATGGGCTTTCTGGCAGATGCTCAGAAGTCTGTGCAGCAGATTATGGCAATATATCCTGGTTGGTCTGTCAGTACTGTTTCTGTCTTTTGCACCGGTGAGTACAGGACAGATCAGTCTGATCATGATATCAGGGCTGATCGGTATTTTACTTTATAAACCCTACAAGAACAGCAACTCAGATACATACGCAGAAAATCCAGCGGATAAAACAGTGCATCGTCCTGTATTCAACAAGCGGAATATACGGTCTTCAGCCTTATGGCTGCTGATGTTTACAGCCCCCTTTTTACTTGCCCCGTGGCTGCATAATTCAGAGTCACGTGGCTTATATCACCTGTATGAAGCCGCTTCACTGGTATTTGGTGGTGGACATGTCGTGCTGCCTTTTCTGTATCAGGACTTCGTTCAGTCCAGCCTGATTCAGGCACAGCAGTTTGACCTGGGCTATGCTTTTGCTCAGTTGATGCCGGGACCTTTATTCAGTTTCTCTGCTTACCTGGGTGCATCCGTTCCTTTAGGTCCAACACCATTGGCAGGTGCTCTGCTGGCAGTGACTGCCATTTTCCTGCCTTCTTTTTTTCTGTTGTTTGCGACTTTGCCTCACTGGCAATGGTTGATGGCACAGCACCGCATTCAGGCTACCCTGATGGGAATCAATGCAGCGGTCTGTGGACTTTTACTTGCCATGATTGCTGAAATGTCCAGGCAACAGATCCACCAGATTTCAGACCTGTTTTTTGTACTGCTGGTGATGATCGCCTTAAGAAGTAAAGCTCCCGTGTGGCTGATTCTGCCAGGCAGTTTTTTCATTTATTTATGGCTGATCAACTTTCTATAG
- a CDS encoding patatin-like phospholipase family protein, translating to MVNMKFLKYALGVMCLTGSQVFAMPVQPVTVQPSVSENKVPHRQMDAEARINKVDFNKIKTEQHRPVIALVLGSGGARGYAHIGAIQVLEEYGIRPDFIVGTSAGSIVGSIYASGKNAVELRDIALKMKAGDVRDIKLGMKGFFDGKKVEDYINDQVADTSLEHLKIPMYVVATELREGRKVVFNYGNTGQAVRASVSIPSMFVPAQIGETEYVDGGLVSPVPVDTARELGADIVIAVDILAQPVYTETTNVWGLFNQNINIMQNRLAREELKSADIVIQPDLREKAHIFDVKGREATIQAGINAALLKMNDIEAVFNKRHYPLKEKEVQFSVKDQY from the coding sequence ATGGTGAATATGAAATTTTTAAAATATGCTCTGGGTGTAATGTGCCTGACAGGCAGTCAGGTTTTTGCCATGCCTGTTCAACCTGTGACAGTGCAGCCATCGGTTTCTGAAAATAAAGTTCCTCATCGTCAGATGGATGCAGAAGCAAGAATAAATAAAGTTGATTTTAATAAGATAAAAACTGAACAGCATCGACCGGTCATTGCATTGGTACTCGGAAGTGGCGGTGCGCGTGGTTACGCCCATATCGGTGCTATACAGGTACTTGAGGAATATGGTATCCGCCCTGATTTTATTGTGGGTACGAGTGCAGGCAGTATTGTCGGTTCAATTTATGCCAGTGGTAAAAATGCAGTGGAACTTCGTGATATTGCTTTAAAAATGAAAGCAGGCGATGTACGTGACATTAAACTGGGCATGAAAGGTTTTTTTGATGGTAAAAAAGTTGAAGACTATATCAATGATCAGGTGGCAGACACTTCACTTGAGCATTTAAAAATACCGATGTATGTGGTTGCCACTGAGCTGCGGGAGGGCAGGAAAGTGGTTTTTAACTATGGTAATACAGGACAGGCGGTTCGTGCGTCGGTCTCTATTCCGAGTATGTTTGTTCCCGCACAGATTGGGGAAACAGAGTATGTGGATGGTGGACTGGTGAGTCCTGTACCTGTAGATACCGCGCGTGAACTGGGTGCGGATATTGTGATTGCAGTGGATATTCTGGCACAGCCGGTATATACCGAAACCACCAATGTCTGGGGATTATTTAATCAGAACATCAACATCATGCAGAACCGTCTGGCACGTGAAGAACTGAAATCTGCGGACATCGTTATTCAGCCTGATTTAAGGGAAAAAGCACATATTTTTGATGTAAAAGGGCGTGAAGCAACCATTCAGGCTGGTATAAATGCGGCGTTGTTAAAAATGAATGATATTGAAGCTGTCTTCAATAAACGGCATTATCCACTGAAAGAAAAAGAAGTACAGTTTTCTGTGAAAGACCAGTATTGA